One region of Metallosphaera sedula DSM 5348 genomic DNA includes:
- a CDS encoding MazG nucleotide pyrophosphohydrolase domain-containing protein, protein MEVRELQNRLREMYFEKDKERGIFGTFTWFTEEVGELAEALLQGKRGSIEEELADVIAWAISIANLTGIDVEEALKKKYGL, encoded by the coding sequence TTGGAAGTTAGGGAATTGCAAAATCGGTTAAGGGAGATGTATTTTGAGAAGGACAAGGAAAGGGGAATTTTTGGCACATTCACCTGGTTCACTGAGGAAGTAGGAGAGCTGGCCGAGGCCCTTCTACAGGGCAAGAGGGGATCCATAGAGGAGGAGTTGGCGGACGTTATAGCCTGGGCTATTTCAATAGCCAACCTGACTGGGATCGACGTGGAAGAAGCTTTAAAGAAGAAGTACGGATTGTGA
- a CDS encoding ABC transporter permease, with protein MIDRLYALYMREAKRIFRSVYMWIMLISQPIMWLVFFGSSFSGVPSQVLISFFHTTNYIAFILPGELSISMLFVGMFSSMSLIQDKRFGYLKRVLITPTPKYDVFLAKTLGGMTRGLLQVPILLVASYFLGVRLNLTPLSLGVLFLSLAFVGLGFSSLYSMFTLKTADWQAPGVISNLINLPLMFSSTALFPKAFFPGWLRAISDVNPLTYAAELNRGMLLYNDPSWNYLGYLAVFALVMVLLGSILTNKYLNAE; from the coding sequence ATGATAGACAGACTTTATGCGCTCTATATGAGGGAGGCAAAGAGGATATTCCGAAGCGTGTATATGTGGATAATGCTAATCTCACAGCCCATAATGTGGCTAGTGTTCTTCGGTAGCAGTTTCTCTGGTGTACCTTCTCAAGTCCTAATAAGCTTCTTTCACACTACCAACTACATAGCCTTCATTCTACCCGGTGAGTTATCCATATCCATGCTTTTCGTGGGGATGTTCAGCTCCATGAGCCTTATCCAAGACAAGAGGTTCGGTTACTTGAAGAGAGTCCTCATTACCCCGACACCGAAATACGACGTCTTTCTAGCTAAGACGCTAGGTGGAATGACAAGGGGATTATTGCAGGTTCCAATTCTACTGGTAGCCAGTTACTTCCTAGGAGTAAGGTTAAATCTTACTCCACTTTCGCTCGGAGTCCTGTTCCTATCTCTAGCTTTCGTTGGATTGGGTTTCTCCTCACTCTATTCCATGTTCACCCTAAAGACTGCTGACTGGCAAGCACCCGGAGTTATATCAAACCTGATAAATCTACCTCTCATGTTCTCTAGTACAGCTCTCTTTCCAAAGGCCTTCTTCCCTGGATGGTTAAGGGCAATAAGCGACGTTAACCCTCTCACTTATGCTGCTGAACTTAACAGAGGAATGTTGCTTTATAATGACCCATCGTGGAATTACCTGGGATACCTTGCCGTGTTTGCTCTTGTAATGGTTCTCTTGGGAAGCATATTAACAAATAAGTATCTAAATGCAGAATAA
- a CDS encoding APC family permease yields the protein MKLSRGVISLKEAYGQAMAVTAPLGSVVSTSTAAILYAGHSVVFTTLLALLGSALWIYTLTSYTRRVASPGGYYTFGYSAWRNKTVSFFEALTEVFAYSLLNAVNAITLYLLVSIGLQVIGISPPWWVEVLAIGLGLAYPTLISLTDIKKLLGYVVTISASAEVVLLLALFILSLSKPFHPEYFTPDGVSGSNIAQAFVLSMVSISGAGAASYLGEEAKKPFKTITQGMWLSLVIGGIAMFLGTYALVALWNGSLSALANSPQPLIYEMFQYGKIPMIIALVLAANSLLASNIGTTLGSARILFNLAREKSAPMLLAKTAKNGEPLVATMMIGGLSTLVVVVSVLGLGISNAFAVVSVITGIFWLTGRIVDGFGVPVFYYRIGQLSWNTLFIPLIATALNVWGVGESLSSPDLFTIYTLVAILLVIGAWYFLMGRKGRPGSLVVDENNQVITIEEYMERLKKKIPS from the coding sequence ATGAAGTTAAGCCGAGGCGTTATTTCTCTTAAGGAAGCTTATGGCCAAGCTATGGCAGTCACAGCCCCATTGGGAAGCGTGGTTTCTACGTCTACTGCAGCCATACTATACGCAGGTCATTCAGTGGTATTCACGACACTACTCGCTTTACTTGGAAGTGCCTTATGGATATACACTCTCACGAGTTATACGAGGAGGGTCGCCTCTCCTGGAGGCTATTATACCTTTGGTTATAGCGCTTGGAGGAATAAGACAGTGTCATTCTTTGAGGCGTTGACGGAGGTATTCGCTTATTCTCTATTAAATGCAGTGAACGCTATTACCTTATATCTCCTCGTGAGTATAGGCCTTCAGGTAATCGGGATCTCCCCTCCCTGGTGGGTTGAAGTTCTCGCGATAGGCCTCGGTTTAGCTTACCCAACTTTAATCTCACTCACGGACATTAAGAAACTACTGGGCTACGTGGTTACAATCAGTGCCTCTGCTGAGGTTGTTCTTCTACTGGCCCTTTTCATTCTCTCCTTATCTAAGCCATTTCATCCGGAGTATTTCACACCAGATGGAGTGAGCGGAAGTAACATCGCTCAGGCGTTTGTGCTCTCCATGGTTAGCATATCAGGAGCTGGGGCAGCTTCCTACCTTGGTGAGGAAGCCAAGAAGCCTTTCAAGACCATAACACAGGGCATGTGGTTATCCCTTGTTATAGGCGGTATTGCCATGTTTCTGGGGACATATGCCCTAGTGGCCTTGTGGAACGGCTCCCTCTCGGCTCTAGCCAATTCTCCTCAGCCTCTCATTTACGAGATGTTTCAGTACGGCAAGATACCCATGATAATAGCGTTAGTACTAGCTGCGAATAGTCTACTTGCCTCTAACATTGGCACTACCCTAGGATCGGCCAGAATTCTGTTTAACTTAGCTAGGGAGAAATCAGCACCAATGTTGTTAGCGAAGACAGCGAAGAATGGTGAGCCACTAGTTGCGACTATGATGATAGGAGGCCTCTCTACTTTGGTCGTAGTGGTTTCGGTTCTAGGCTTAGGCATATCCAATGCCTTCGCTGTAGTGAGCGTGATAACGGGAATATTCTGGCTTACTGGCAGGATTGTGGACGGCTTTGGGGTTCCAGTATTCTACTACAGGATAGGTCAACTATCCTGGAACACCTTGTTCATTCCCTTGATAGCTACTGCCCTGAACGTGTGGGGAGTTGGAGAGTCCCTTTCCTCACCTGACCTATTCACTATTTACACTCTCGTGGCCATACTCCTAGTAATCGGAGCCTGGTACTTTTTAATGGGAAGAAAGGGTAGGCCAGGCTCCCTCGTCGTTGACGAGAACAACCAGGTAATTACAATCGAGGAGTACATGGAAAGACTGAAGAAGAAAATTCCTAGTTAA
- a CDS encoding gamma-glutamyltransferase family protein, with product MPTAAGRRVVASQNYVASYVGAKILEQGGNAFDAAIAVSATLSVVIPHTSGLGGDGLLLAKTPEGIIAINSTGWAPKNIGEDKIDPRSPRSIVIPGLVELWHAMEDYTTMSLDRLLEPAIKLAVNGFHVGRGLHHAIVNSEKLSQDWQSLYGGKRFGDRIRVRGVGEVLRSVARDPRSFYEGEVAEKLVEGLRKRGVPVELDDFREFRAERVELLKTNYKGYTVYEFPPNTQGITTLQILRMVEMTGINKLPYNDVKRVNEHVRISALAYEDRDQYVADPRFHPLPAFLLDNNYLTQRLMEVGMEAKVNQDGDTTFFTVADEENKVGFIQSLFQPFGSGIVVNDIVFNNRGDNFTEGRNKPEGRKRPLHTLSILYAEGRDDELIIGCAGGDLRPQIHSEVLEYYVDYMMEIDEAVNAPRFMFTGNKVVAESRLGTPSTKLEPFSPQVGIVQALKTKRDLHIAVADPRSEGVSLPV from the coding sequence ATGCCAACAGCCGCTGGTAGGAGAGTCGTAGCCTCCCAGAATTACGTCGCGAGCTACGTGGGAGCAAAGATACTTGAACAGGGTGGAAATGCGTTTGATGCTGCAATAGCTGTGAGCGCTACACTTTCCGTTGTGATACCCCATACGAGCGGGTTAGGAGGGGATGGCTTACTTCTAGCTAAGACCCCTGAAGGTATAATTGCCATAAACTCCACTGGATGGGCACCCAAGAATATTGGAGAGGACAAGATAGATCCTAGGAGTCCCAGGTCAATTGTTATCCCAGGTTTAGTGGAACTCTGGCATGCCATGGAGGATTACACTACAATGAGCTTAGATAGACTCCTTGAACCAGCAATAAAACTGGCAGTTAACGGATTTCACGTAGGGAGAGGGCTCCATCACGCCATAGTCAATTCAGAAAAGCTAAGCCAGGATTGGCAATCCCTTTACGGAGGGAAGAGATTCGGGGATAGGATAAGGGTCAGAGGAGTTGGAGAAGTACTGAGGAGTGTTGCGAGGGACCCCAGGTCTTTTTATGAGGGGGAAGTGGCAGAGAAACTTGTAGAGGGACTTAGAAAGAGAGGGGTGCCCGTTGAACTTGACGATTTTCGGGAGTTTAGGGCCGAAAGAGTAGAGTTGCTAAAGACCAATTACAAGGGATATACCGTTTACGAGTTTCCGCCCAATACTCAAGGGATCACTACGCTACAGATCCTCAGGATGGTGGAGATGACCGGGATAAACAAATTGCCCTATAATGACGTTAAGAGAGTAAACGAACATGTTAGGATCTCGGCCCTAGCCTACGAGGATAGGGACCAGTACGTTGCTGACCCTAGATTTCATCCATTGCCAGCCTTTCTCCTTGATAACAACTACCTGACTCAAAGACTGATGGAAGTGGGGATGGAGGCAAAGGTTAACCAAGATGGGGACACTACCTTTTTCACCGTAGCTGATGAGGAGAACAAAGTAGGTTTCATACAGAGCTTGTTCCAACCCTTCGGATCGGGGATTGTGGTTAACGACATAGTCTTCAATAATCGCGGAGACAATTTCACCGAAGGAAGGAACAAACCTGAGGGAAGAAAGCGTCCGCTTCATACTCTCTCAATACTCTACGCTGAGGGAAGAGACGACGAACTTATCATTGGTTGTGCGGGTGGAGATTTAAGGCCACAGATCCATTCGGAAGTCCTAGAGTATTATGTTGACTACATGATGGAAATAGATGAAGCCGTCAATGCACCGCGTTTTATGTTCACTGGTAACAAGGTCGTTGCAGAGAGCAGACTGGGTACTCCTTCCACTAAACTGGAACCATTTTCCCCACAGGTAGGGATAGTTCAGGCACTTAAAACGAAGAGGGACTTACACATAGCCGTGGCGGATCCTAGGAGCGAGGGAGTCTCCCTACCAGTTTAA
- a CDS encoding tRNA(Met) cytidine acetyltransferase TmcA, protein MDSEEFFSALREALIDSRKRFYRNLVYIEKTDYLEDLRRVLSLFNETQGGSRRAYAFHPWATGSKERLSALKDLLGQVDDIDYSSSEYYLGRTYDLVVLDLVDNFQPNYVGRLTDLTSGGGLVVMYTDNLTQNKIFRNSIARKGIVHDYYEQRFRRKLNEHEGMFRIDSSYEARPFKGEVKPTTEKKRLKSMYFPKELHDLCLTDEQDKVLEEFRILYRGGKRILVITAPRGRGKSAVTGLGIAALIADSNRERTRVVITAPSLASASQIMEFAKRGLDTLQVPNEAEMSDIGIVRAIRGDNFSVVYVSPETAVGEDGTFLVVDEAAAIGINLLAQYVNRWRKVVFVSTVYGYEGSGKAFLRYLKNILEEKKAWTRWLTMSKPLRYAEGDPVEKWLYDALLLNPEPAKPKSLESVEFVTLDKETLFHDDVQLSQAYGILVSAHYRNNPDDLMIMGDGPHHILKAIRAEDGFISVSQISEEGSLSDSMIDLALKGGTFDGDLIPDRLLKHVRIKEFGKLSGWRIVRIATVPELQDKGFGSQLLQMILEDAKLQGVDWVGSSFMGDPKVLRFWIRNGFIPVHVSPKRNEKFGDFPVVVIYPISNVSKRIVGIASHVFKEKLLNTIHDVYFNMTPDMAMLLLQGSKAHLDVSVSKVYLAKLVAFLQGTSPYESSADAIHVLVMKYFWDGKRDWKLDDNLEKVLLAKVLQGMPWSYLNVVIGKGRTNSTEAIHEAVSILAKRYYNLDEEGEIAVSLQDLGDEFTTR, encoded by the coding sequence ATGGATAGTGAGGAGTTCTTTTCAGCACTGAGGGAGGCGTTGATAGATTCAAGGAAGCGGTTCTATAGGAACTTGGTATACATAGAGAAGACAGATTACCTAGAGGACCTGAGGCGCGTTCTTTCCCTGTTCAACGAAACTCAAGGGGGTAGTAGAAGGGCCTATGCCTTTCATCCTTGGGCTACTGGTTCCAAGGAAAGGCTTTCAGCGTTGAAGGACCTCCTGGGGCAGGTAGATGACATAGATTACTCCAGTTCTGAGTACTACCTAGGAAGGACATATGACCTTGTAGTCCTTGACCTGGTGGATAACTTCCAGCCAAACTATGTGGGCAGGCTTACCGATCTTACCAGCGGAGGCGGTCTGGTGGTAATGTACACTGATAATCTAACGCAAAATAAAATATTTCGAAATTCCATAGCGAGGAAGGGAATAGTCCACGATTACTATGAGCAGAGGTTCAGGAGGAAACTCAATGAACATGAAGGCATGTTTAGAATAGATTCTAGTTATGAGGCTAGGCCCTTCAAGGGAGAGGTCAAGCCCACAACCGAGAAAAAGCGTCTCAAGAGCATGTATTTCCCTAAGGAACTTCACGATCTCTGCCTCACCGATGAACAGGACAAGGTTCTAGAGGAGTTCAGGATCCTGTACAGGGGAGGTAAAAGGATCCTCGTGATAACTGCGCCCAGAGGGAGGGGAAAAAGCGCTGTCACTGGGCTAGGCATAGCGGCCTTGATAGCTGATTCCAATAGGGAGAGAACTAGGGTAGTGATAACAGCTCCGTCCCTCGCCTCAGCTTCGCAGATCATGGAGTTCGCCAAGAGGGGACTAGATACGCTTCAGGTCCCCAATGAGGCAGAGATGTCTGATATAGGAATAGTGAGGGCCATTAGAGGGGATAATTTCTCAGTTGTTTATGTCTCACCCGAGACGGCTGTGGGTGAAGACGGCACTTTCCTGGTTGTGGATGAGGCAGCTGCAATTGGGATAAATCTTCTAGCCCAGTATGTTAACAGATGGAGAAAGGTAGTCTTTGTCTCCACGGTATATGGCTATGAGGGATCAGGAAAGGCCTTCCTGAGATATCTTAAGAACATTCTAGAGGAGAAGAAAGCCTGGACACGTTGGCTAACAATGAGTAAACCACTTCGTTACGCAGAAGGCGACCCAGTGGAGAAATGGCTCTATGATGCCCTACTACTCAACCCTGAGCCCGCTAAACCTAAGAGCTTGGAATCGGTTGAATTCGTAACGTTAGACAAGGAGACACTCTTTCACGACGACGTACAATTGTCGCAGGCCTACGGCATACTGGTCTCAGCACACTATCGGAACAACCCCGACGACCTAATGATAATGGGGGATGGGCCACATCACATTCTGAAGGCAATTAGGGCTGAGGATGGGTTCATCTCAGTCTCCCAAATCTCCGAGGAGGGGAGCCTTTCGGATTCAATGATAGATCTTGCCCTCAAGGGAGGTACCTTTGATGGTGATCTTATTCCAGATAGACTATTGAAGCATGTTAGAATTAAGGAGTTTGGGAAGCTTTCAGGCTGGAGAATAGTGAGGATAGCCACGGTCCCTGAGCTTCAGGATAAGGGTTTTGGAAGCCAGCTTCTTCAAATGATACTTGAAGACGCTAAGTTACAGGGGGTGGACTGGGTTGGCTCCTCCTTCATGGGAGACCCCAAGGTTTTAAGGTTCTGGATAAGGAATGGCTTCATCCCGGTTCACGTCTCCCCCAAGAGGAATGAAAAGTTTGGGGACTTTCCCGTGGTCGTGATCTATCCAATATCTAATGTATCCAAAAGGATCGTGGGCATAGCCTCCCACGTATTCAAGGAGAAGTTGCTGAACACCATACATGACGTCTACTTTAACATGACACCTGACATGGCCATGCTACTTCTTCAGGGCAGTAAAGCTCACTTGGACGTTAGTGTAAGTAAGGTTTATCTAGCAAAGCTTGTAGCATTTCTACAGGGTACCAGTCCCTACGAGTCCTCTGCTGACGCCATTCACGTTCTCGTAATGAAGTACTTCTGGGACGGAAAGAGGGACTGGAAGCTAGATGATAACCTAGAGAAGGTTCTCCTGGCTAAGGTTCTTCAGGGAATGCCTTGGTCATATCTAAATGTTGTTATTGGAAAAGGGAGAACGAATTCCACGGAGGCAATACATGAGGCTGTGAGCATCTTAGCAAAAAGATATTATAACTTAGATGAGGAAGGAGAAATTGCAGTTTCGTTACAGGATTTAGGTGATGAGTTCACAACACGATGA
- a CDS encoding ParA family protein: MIKVNVLGVKEGVGKTSVALHLSRELAKLGKTLIVDKTPTCGLGRKMWINGEMLCEGNLCILKLFRKPFRIDSNDLEIACRKLQEVYSQSWDYVVIDNFSCAVPHNPIIKVDADSLPLFVTDPLNLGVTLEYSEKFYSKFGLVINQVPEEYSVSKDVEKLFQIVVSIPFVEENSFGKYLQSVVMSIVERRNSFI, from the coding sequence TTGATAAAAGTAAATGTACTAGGGGTCAAAGAAGGAGTAGGGAAGACAAGCGTAGCCTTACATCTGTCTAGGGAACTGGCTAAATTGGGCAAGACTCTGATAGTGGATAAAACCCCTACCTGTGGCCTTGGGAGGAAGATGTGGATAAATGGGGAGATGCTATGCGAAGGTAACCTTTGCATTCTTAAGCTCTTCAGGAAACCTTTTAGAATAGATTCAAATGATCTAGAGATAGCCTGTAGAAAGTTGCAGGAGGTTTACTCTCAGAGCTGGGATTACGTAGTGATAGATAATTTCTCTTGTGCGGTTCCGCATAATCCCATTATAAAAGTGGATGCGGATTCACTTCCTCTCTTTGTTACTGATCCCCTCAACCTTGGGGTAACGCTAGAATATAGCGAGAAGTTTTATAGCAAGTTCGGACTCGTGATTAACCAGGTACCTGAGGAATACTCAGTATCTAAAGATGTAGAAAAACTTTTTCAAATAGTTGTGAGTATTCCTTTTGTTGAGGAGAATAGCTTTGGGAAGTACCTTCAGTCCGTCGTAATGAGTATAGTAGAGAGGAGAAATAGCTTCATCTAG
- a CDS encoding universal stress protein translates to MKIVLAYDGSDYARKALLFALKLMRDIDELHMVTVVKEIPRSPEQVTIENDKKAEEALNAVKKEIEGYKVVTKVLESADVPSAIIDYCNKIECDLIVTGSRGLTGIKKIVLGSVSSELVSRSNIPVLVVK, encoded by the coding sequence ATGAAAATTGTTTTAGCCTATGATGGGTCAGACTACGCGAGGAAGGCGTTACTGTTTGCCCTGAAACTGATGAGGGATATTGATGAACTTCACATGGTCACCGTTGTGAAGGAAATTCCGAGAAGTCCTGAACAGGTAACAATTGAGAATGACAAGAAAGCTGAGGAAGCCCTTAACGCCGTGAAGAAGGAGATTGAGGGCTACAAGGTGGTCACCAAGGTCCTGGAATCCGCAGATGTCCCCTCCGCGATCATAGATTACTGCAACAAGATTGAATGTGACCTCATTGTGACGGGGAGCAGGGGGTTGACCGGGATCAAGAAGATAGTGTTGGGAAGTGTGTCCAGTGAGTTGGTAAGTAGATCAAATATCCCGGTCCTCGTGGTAAAATGA
- a CDS encoding daunorubicin resistance protein DrrA family ABC transporter ATP-binding protein, protein MYSIETENLTKKYGDFVAVDHVSFKVEKGEIFGLLGPNGAGKTTTIKMLTGLTPPTEGEAIIAGYSIRKNPIEVKSRIGWISSEVILDDDLTAWENLEIQARLTGVKNWKERATSLLKYFGILEFANRRTGKFSTGMRKKLEVSMALLNSPEVIFMDEPTIGLDVNTRATMWNLIREINRDYQVTILLTTHYMEEADSLCSRIGIINKGKIIALGTPEELKARYGGDIIEIELKNGANVNVGLENAVVSNGKVRIKVNNAETMLMDVIRAIGSDNIKGIKINKSSLDTVFINLTGGTIEEQDFDARKFYAMIRRARR, encoded by the coding sequence ATGTATTCGATTGAGACAGAAAATCTTACAAAAAAATATGGAGATTTTGTAGCTGTTGATCACGTCTCATTCAAGGTGGAGAAAGGGGAGATATTTGGTCTTTTGGGTCCGAACGGGGCAGGGAAAACTACCACCATCAAGATGCTCACAGGTTTAACTCCACCTACGGAGGGGGAGGCAATAATCGCGGGGTATAGTATAAGGAAAAATCCAATAGAGGTAAAGTCGAGGATAGGATGGATCTCTTCGGAAGTCATCCTGGATGACGACTTAACTGCTTGGGAGAACCTAGAAATTCAGGCCAGGCTCACAGGAGTCAAGAACTGGAAGGAAAGGGCAACCTCTCTTCTTAAGTACTTTGGAATCCTCGAGTTCGCCAATCGTAGGACTGGAAAGTTCTCCACTGGAATGAGGAAGAAACTAGAGGTTTCCATGGCCCTACTCAATTCCCCAGAAGTGATCTTCATGGATGAACCCACAATTGGGCTAGATGTGAACACCAGGGCTACCATGTGGAATCTGATAAGGGAAATAAACAGGGATTACCAGGTGACAATACTCTTGACTACCCATTACATGGAGGAGGCAGATTCCTTGTGTTCAAGGATAGGGATCATTAACAAGGGGAAAATCATCGCACTGGGAACTCCAGAGGAATTGAAGGCCAGATATGGAGGGGATATAATAGAAATCGAGCTTAAGAACGGGGCAAACGTCAACGTGGGGCTCGAGAATGCGGTAGTTAGTAATGGCAAGGTCAGGATAAAGGTGAACAATGCGGAGACCATGCTAATGGACGTCATAAGGGCGATAGGAAGCGATAACATCAAGGGCATTAAGATAAACAAGTCTAGCCTCGACACGGTTTTCATAAATCTCACGGGAGGAACAATTGAGGAGCAGGACTTTGACGCCAGGAAGTTCTACGCCATGATAAGGAGGGCGAGAAGATGA